From the genome of Lotus japonicus ecotype B-129 chromosome 6, LjGifu_v1.2, one region includes:
- the LOC130726575 gene encoding uncharacterized protein LOC130726575 produces the protein MASCALWEAHNKLIFQEVPFRCEAAIQRATSMSQVDVSTVDPSANGPVHDAIWRRPPRGVFKVNFDGSWKSDSVSGIGMVARNHDGLILAAAAEVVERPSTVVEAEALAFRWAIGLAITLGFRLVFFETECLTLFHMWKKPLDGRNYLATILSDCFQLSRSLDFVYVVFIRRSGNVVADFLARNASSYAGLVWIEEVPPEVDVFVTADILTSMPPI, from the coding sequence ATGGCTTCTTGTGCTTTATGGGAAGCGCATAACAAGCTCATTTTCCAGGAGGTTCCGTTTCGTTGTGAGGCCGCAATTCAGCGGGCAACTTCGATGTCACAGGTGGATGTTTCGACGGTGGATCCCAGTGCTAATGGTCCGGTGCACGACGCCATTTGGAGGAGACCACCGCGGGGAGTCTTCAAGGTTAACTTTGATGGGTCTTGGAAGTCTGACTCGGTTTCTGGTATAGGAATGGTGGCCAGGAACCATGACGGCTTAATCCTTGCTGCTGCGGCGGAGGTTGTGGAGAGGCCCTCTACGGTAGTGGAGGCGGAGGCCTTAGCTTTCCGGTGGGCGATTGGTTTGGCTATTACCCTTGGTTTTAGACTGGTTTTCTTTGAGACGGAATGTCTCACTCTTTTTCATATGTGGAAGAAGCCTCTAGACGGGAGGAACTACTTAGCCACAATTCTTAGTGATTGCTTTCAGTTGAGTCGTTCTTTAGATTTTGTGTATGTTGTTTTTATTCGCCGTTCAGGTAATGTTGTCGCTGACTTTTTGGCCAGGAATGCCTCCTCGTACGCCGGTTTGGTGTGGATAGAGGAGGTACCACCTGAAGTCGATGTTTTTGTAACCGCGGACATTTTGACTTCAATGCCTCCTATTTGA